Proteins encoded by one window of Aphis gossypii isolate Hap1 chromosome X, ASM2018417v2, whole genome shotgun sequence:
- the LOC114124135 gene encoding uncharacterized protein LOC114124135 isoform X1: protein MEVGLKKDSPITYSNGKRLFTIDQKVDALVRIKMTGCSKAEVARSLHVAESTFRGWFKNKDIVLKAEAKYNEMKSKSSSTSSDGYKSDENSKSFSVDGSDNNSTTDEREGSLSRFSSPDPCVTNPIRRSPERLHHHQKLKLKKQQHNNALSLNNNNNIIGSGGLLGGGLMGGALNSALNGGLNSGLNGGLNAGLNAGLNASLNASLNASLSAGFNASLSASFNASLNASLSAGLGAAGLNGSHGAAALNASLSLNQQTQQLQHQLSQLAHHPLHHNMSPLGGLKSSNTVAAAAVAAAAAAAASAAADRANLRLSPAEIQNKINNFFGPGQIIPTSPPSCSTSYISPDFTNENPFNKSSSSFINTMVTATLMEPQALDLSMHSRNKCKDFKPSFTTCTVTNTTTTTTKSSPKILRHNSHRNLYKPYNTRCTDDIVQGINPRNPLWPL from the exons ATGGAGGTGGGTCTAAAGAAAGACTCGCCAATCACTTACAGCAACGGAAAGCGCTTGTTCACCATCGACCAGAAGGTGGACGCGCTGGTCCGCATCAAGATGACTGGCTGTTCAAAGGCCGAAGTGGCCAGGAGCTTGCACGTGGCCGAGTCCACGTTCCGCggttggtttaaaaataaggaCATTGTGTTGAAAGCAGAGGCAAAATATAACGAGATGAAATCCAAGTCTTCGTCCACGTCTTCGGACGGCTACAAATCTGACGAAAACTCCAAATCGTTCTCGGTCGATGGCTCAGACAACAACTCGACAACAGATGAGCGTGAGGGCAGCTTGTCCCGGTTCAGCAGCCCGGACCCGTGCGTGACCAATCCGATTAGACGCAGTCCAGAGAGACTTCATCATCATCAAAAGCTCAAGCTCAAGAAGCAACAACACAACAACGCGTTGAGCttgaacaacaacaacaacataaTCGGTAGCGGTGGCTTGCTCGGAGGTGGTTTGATGGGTGGCGCTCTCAACAGCGCTCTCAACGGCGGTCTCAACTCCGGTCTCAACGGAGGTCTCAACGCCGGTCTTAACGCTGGTCTCAACGCTAGCCTTAACGCCAGCCTCAACGCAAGTCTCAGCGCCGGGTTTAATGCAAGTCTCAGCGCAAGTTTCAACGCAAGTCTCAACGCAAGTCTCAGTGCCGGGCTCGGCGCAGCTGGACTCAACGGTAGCCACGGTGCCGCCGCCCTAAACGCTAGTCTCAGCCTCAATCAACAAACACAACAGCTCCAGCATCAGCTGTCACAGCTCGCCCATCATCCGCTCCACCACAATATGTCGCCACTTGGCGGCCTCAAGAGCAGCAACACAGTAGCCGCAGCAGCAGTTGCCGCCGCCGCAGCAGCCGCAGCCTCAGCGGCAGCCGATCGCGCCAATCTCCGCCTCAGCCCAGCAGAAATCCAAAACAAGATCAACAACTTCTTTGGTCCGGGACAGATTATT CCGACTTCGCCACCGTCCTGTTCGACGAGCTACATCTCTCCGGATTTCACCAACGAGAATCCCTTCAACAAGTCGTCCAG CAGTTTCATCAACACAATGGTGACGGCTACTCTGATGGAGCCACAGGCATTGGACTTGTCCATGCACTCCAGGAATAAGTGTAAGGATTTCAAACCATCCTTTACCACATGCACGGTCACAAACACTACTACTACGACCACAAAGTCGAGCCCGAAAATACTGAGGCACAATTCTCACAGAAATCTGTACAAGCCGTACAATACCAGGTGCACCGACGACATCGTACAAG
- the LOC114124135 gene encoding uncharacterized protein LOC114124135 isoform X2 — translation MEVGLKKDSPITYSNGKRLFTIDQKVDALVRIKMTGCSKAEVARSLHVAESTFRGWFKNKDIVLKAEAKYNEMKSKSSSTSSDGYKSDENSKSFSVDGSDNNSTTDEREGSLSRFSSPDPCVTNPIRRSPERLHHHQKLKLKKQQHNNALSLNNNNNIIGSGGLLGGGLMGGALNSALNGGLNSGLNGGLNAGLNAGLNASLNASLNASLSAGFNASLSASFNASLNASLSAGLGAAGLNGSHGAAALNASLSLNQQTQQLQHQLSQLAHHPLHHNMSPLGGLKSSNTVAAAAVAAAAAAAASAAADRANLRLSPAEIQNKINNFFGPGQIIPTSPPSCSTSYISPDFTNENPFNKSSSFINTMVTATLMEPQALDLSMHSRNKCKDFKPSFTTCTVTNTTTTTTKSSPKILRHNSHRNLYKPYNTRCTDDIVQGINPRNPLWPL, via the exons ATGGAGGTGGGTCTAAAGAAAGACTCGCCAATCACTTACAGCAACGGAAAGCGCTTGTTCACCATCGACCAGAAGGTGGACGCGCTGGTCCGCATCAAGATGACTGGCTGTTCAAAGGCCGAAGTGGCCAGGAGCTTGCACGTGGCCGAGTCCACGTTCCGCggttggtttaaaaataaggaCATTGTGTTGAAAGCAGAGGCAAAATATAACGAGATGAAATCCAAGTCTTCGTCCACGTCTTCGGACGGCTACAAATCTGACGAAAACTCCAAATCGTTCTCGGTCGATGGCTCAGACAACAACTCGACAACAGATGAGCGTGAGGGCAGCTTGTCCCGGTTCAGCAGCCCGGACCCGTGCGTGACCAATCCGATTAGACGCAGTCCAGAGAGACTTCATCATCATCAAAAGCTCAAGCTCAAGAAGCAACAACACAACAACGCGTTGAGCttgaacaacaacaacaacataaTCGGTAGCGGTGGCTTGCTCGGAGGTGGTTTGATGGGTGGCGCTCTCAACAGCGCTCTCAACGGCGGTCTCAACTCCGGTCTCAACGGAGGTCTCAACGCCGGTCTTAACGCTGGTCTCAACGCTAGCCTTAACGCCAGCCTCAACGCAAGTCTCAGCGCCGGGTTTAATGCAAGTCTCAGCGCAAGTTTCAACGCAAGTCTCAACGCAAGTCTCAGTGCCGGGCTCGGCGCAGCTGGACTCAACGGTAGCCACGGTGCCGCCGCCCTAAACGCTAGTCTCAGCCTCAATCAACAAACACAACAGCTCCAGCATCAGCTGTCACAGCTCGCCCATCATCCGCTCCACCACAATATGTCGCCACTTGGCGGCCTCAAGAGCAGCAACACAGTAGCCGCAGCAGCAGTTGCCGCCGCCGCAGCAGCCGCAGCCTCAGCGGCAGCCGATCGCGCCAATCTCCGCCTCAGCCCAGCAGAAATCCAAAACAAGATCAACAACTTCTTTGGTCCGGGACAGATTATT CCGACTTCGCCACCGTCCTGTTCGACGAGCTACATCTCTCCGGATTTCACCAACGAGAATCCCTTCAACAAGTCGTCCAG TTTCATCAACACAATGGTGACGGCTACTCTGATGGAGCCACAGGCATTGGACTTGTCCATGCACTCCAGGAATAAGTGTAAGGATTTCAAACCATCCTTTACCACATGCACGGTCACAAACACTACTACTACGACCACAAAGTCGAGCCCGAAAATACTGAGGCACAATTCTCACAGAAATCTGTACAAGCCGTACAATACCAGGTGCACCGACGACATCGTACAAG
- the LOC114124135 gene encoding protein distal antenna-like isoform X3, with amino-acid sequence MEVGLKKDSPITYSNGKRLFTIDQKVDALVRIKMTGCSKAEVARSLHVAESTFRGWFKNKDIVLKAEAKYNEMKSKSSSTSSDGYKSDENSKSFSVDGSDNNSTTDEREGSLSRFSSPDPCVTNPIRRSPERLHHHQKLKLKKQQHNNALSLNNNNNIIGSGGLLGGGLMGGALNSALNGGLNSGLNGGLNAGLNAGLNASLNASLNASLSAGFNASLSASFNASLNASLSAGLGAAGLNGSHGAAALNASLSLNQQTQQLQHQLSQLAHHPLHHNMSPLGGLKSSNTVAAAAVAAAAAAAASAAADRANLRLSPAEIQNKINNFFGPGQIIPTSPPSCSTSYISPDFTNENPFNKSSSSFINTMVTATLMEPQALDLSMHSRNKCINPRNPLWPL; translated from the exons ATGGAGGTGGGTCTAAAGAAAGACTCGCCAATCACTTACAGCAACGGAAAGCGCTTGTTCACCATCGACCAGAAGGTGGACGCGCTGGTCCGCATCAAGATGACTGGCTGTTCAAAGGCCGAAGTGGCCAGGAGCTTGCACGTGGCCGAGTCCACGTTCCGCggttggtttaaaaataaggaCATTGTGTTGAAAGCAGAGGCAAAATATAACGAGATGAAATCCAAGTCTTCGTCCACGTCTTCGGACGGCTACAAATCTGACGAAAACTCCAAATCGTTCTCGGTCGATGGCTCAGACAACAACTCGACAACAGATGAGCGTGAGGGCAGCTTGTCCCGGTTCAGCAGCCCGGACCCGTGCGTGACCAATCCGATTAGACGCAGTCCAGAGAGACTTCATCATCATCAAAAGCTCAAGCTCAAGAAGCAACAACACAACAACGCGTTGAGCttgaacaacaacaacaacataaTCGGTAGCGGTGGCTTGCTCGGAGGTGGTTTGATGGGTGGCGCTCTCAACAGCGCTCTCAACGGCGGTCTCAACTCCGGTCTCAACGGAGGTCTCAACGCCGGTCTTAACGCTGGTCTCAACGCTAGCCTTAACGCCAGCCTCAACGCAAGTCTCAGCGCCGGGTTTAATGCAAGTCTCAGCGCAAGTTTCAACGCAAGTCTCAACGCAAGTCTCAGTGCCGGGCTCGGCGCAGCTGGACTCAACGGTAGCCACGGTGCCGCCGCCCTAAACGCTAGTCTCAGCCTCAATCAACAAACACAACAGCTCCAGCATCAGCTGTCACAGCTCGCCCATCATCCGCTCCACCACAATATGTCGCCACTTGGCGGCCTCAAGAGCAGCAACACAGTAGCCGCAGCAGCAGTTGCCGCCGCCGCAGCAGCCGCAGCCTCAGCGGCAGCCGATCGCGCCAATCTCCGCCTCAGCCCAGCAGAAATCCAAAACAAGATCAACAACTTCTTTGGTCCGGGACAGATTATT CCGACTTCGCCACCGTCCTGTTCGACGAGCTACATCTCTCCGGATTTCACCAACGAGAATCCCTTCAACAAGTCGTCCAG CAGTTTCATCAACACAATGGTGACGGCTACTCTGATGGAGCCACAGGCATTGGACTTGTCCATGCACTCCAGGAATAAGT
- the LOC114124135 gene encoding protein distal antenna-like isoform X4: MEVGLKKDSPITYSNGKRLFTIDQKVDALVRIKMTGCSKAEVARSLHVAESTFRGWFKNKDIVLKAEAKYNEMKSKSSSTSSDGYKSDENSKSFSVDGSDNNSTTDEREGSLSRFSSPDPCVTNPIRRSPERLHHHQKLKLKKQQHNNALSLNNNNNIIGSGGLLGGGLMGGALNSALNGGLNSGLNGGLNAGLNAGLNASLNASLNASLSAGFNASLSASFNASLNASLSAGLGAAGLNGSHGAAALNASLSLNQQTQQLQHQLSQLAHHPLHHNMSPLGGLKSSNTVAAAAVAAAAAAAASAAADRANLRLSPAEIQNKINNFFGPGQIIPTSPPSCSTSYISPDFTNENPFNKSSSFINTMVTATLMEPQALDLSMHSRNKCINPRNPLWPL; encoded by the exons ATGGAGGTGGGTCTAAAGAAAGACTCGCCAATCACTTACAGCAACGGAAAGCGCTTGTTCACCATCGACCAGAAGGTGGACGCGCTGGTCCGCATCAAGATGACTGGCTGTTCAAAGGCCGAAGTGGCCAGGAGCTTGCACGTGGCCGAGTCCACGTTCCGCggttggtttaaaaataaggaCATTGTGTTGAAAGCAGAGGCAAAATATAACGAGATGAAATCCAAGTCTTCGTCCACGTCTTCGGACGGCTACAAATCTGACGAAAACTCCAAATCGTTCTCGGTCGATGGCTCAGACAACAACTCGACAACAGATGAGCGTGAGGGCAGCTTGTCCCGGTTCAGCAGCCCGGACCCGTGCGTGACCAATCCGATTAGACGCAGTCCAGAGAGACTTCATCATCATCAAAAGCTCAAGCTCAAGAAGCAACAACACAACAACGCGTTGAGCttgaacaacaacaacaacataaTCGGTAGCGGTGGCTTGCTCGGAGGTGGTTTGATGGGTGGCGCTCTCAACAGCGCTCTCAACGGCGGTCTCAACTCCGGTCTCAACGGAGGTCTCAACGCCGGTCTTAACGCTGGTCTCAACGCTAGCCTTAACGCCAGCCTCAACGCAAGTCTCAGCGCCGGGTTTAATGCAAGTCTCAGCGCAAGTTTCAACGCAAGTCTCAACGCAAGTCTCAGTGCCGGGCTCGGCGCAGCTGGACTCAACGGTAGCCACGGTGCCGCCGCCCTAAACGCTAGTCTCAGCCTCAATCAACAAACACAACAGCTCCAGCATCAGCTGTCACAGCTCGCCCATCATCCGCTCCACCACAATATGTCGCCACTTGGCGGCCTCAAGAGCAGCAACACAGTAGCCGCAGCAGCAGTTGCCGCCGCCGCAGCAGCCGCAGCCTCAGCGGCAGCCGATCGCGCCAATCTCCGCCTCAGCCCAGCAGAAATCCAAAACAAGATCAACAACTTCTTTGGTCCGGGACAGATTATT CCGACTTCGCCACCGTCCTGTTCGACGAGCTACATCTCTCCGGATTTCACCAACGAGAATCCCTTCAACAAGTCGTCCAG TTTCATCAACACAATGGTGACGGCTACTCTGATGGAGCCACAGGCATTGGACTTGTCCATGCACTCCAGGAATAAGT